CACACTTCTAAGAAAAGCCTTCGAAAAAGTAGAAGGAAAAGACTTTTCAGACATGTACGATGTATTGGCTGGCCCGACTTCGATCATGTTGAGTGAAACAGGAAATCTTCCTGCCAAACTCATTAAAGAATTCCGAAAGAAGCATCCAAAGCCAATTCTAAAAGCGGCTTACGTTGAAGAAATGTGTTTCGTAGGAGACGACCAATTGGATACCTTGACCGATATTAAGTCTCGTGAAGAGCTTATCGGAGAAGTTATCGGCTTACTTCAATCACCAATACGCAATGTTATCGGTGCTCTTGAATCAGGTAAAAACACATTGGGTGGTCTTATGAAAACACTCGAAGAACGTGAATCCTAATTTTTTTAAACAAACAGAACCACACATTAAAATCAAATAAAATGGCAGACGTTAAAGCTATAGGCGATCAATTGGTAGGCCTTACCGTAAAAGAAGTTAACGAACTAGCAGAATACCTTAAAGAAGAGCATGGTATCGAGCCTGCAGCTGCAGCAGCAGTTGTAGCAGCACCAGGTGCTGGAGGCGGCGGAGATGCAGCTGAGGAGCAATCAGAATTCGATGTAATTCTTAAGGCTGCGGGCGGCGCTAAATTGGCCGTTGTGAAACTAGTGAAAGAACTTACCGGACTTGGTCTTAAAGAGGCGAAGGGTCTTGTTGATGGAGCTCCAGGTCCTATTAAGGAAGGAGTTTCTAAAGAAGAAGCTGAATCGCTTAAGACACAACTTGAAGAAGCCGGTGCTGAAGTTGAAGTTAAGTAAGACAAAAACATATTCTTACGCTTATTGTTAGGCTCTGGGTCATCTTGCTTCGGCGAGATGGCCTGAGCCTTTTTATGCCTTATTAATATCAGGCGT
This portion of the Cryomorphaceae bacterium 1068 genome encodes:
- the rplJ gene encoding 50S ribosomal protein L10 translates to MTKSEKNQVIDELAETLSAANVIYLADTSELDAEATSNLRRTCHKKEVSLSVVKNTLLRKAFEKVEGKDFSDMYDVLAGPTSIMLSETGNLPAKLIKEFRKKHPKPILKAAYVEEMCFVGDDQLDTLTDIKSREELIGEVIGLLQSPIRNVIGALESGKNTLGGLMKTLEERES
- the rplL gene encoding 50S ribosomal protein L7/L12 — encoded protein: MADVKAIGDQLVGLTVKEVNELAEYLKEEHGIEPAAAAAVVAAPGAGGGGDAAEEQSEFDVILKAAGGAKLAVVKLVKELTGLGLKEAKGLVDGAPGPIKEGVSKEEAESLKTQLEEAGAEVEVK